The genomic interval AGCAAAGTCCTTCACATTAAATTCTAACATATACAAGCAATTAGGACAGAATTAAACTTTAATCTCGACGGCCTCTTCAGAAACGTCAGCATCCTCTCCCCGTAGCATTTGCAATGAGGCATGAAATTCTTTCTCCCTTCCAACGTTAGCCTGTAATTTAAATGCAGTGGAACTCAATACAAGAAGTGAACTATGAAATTTATTACTGATGCTTCATAAGTTCATGTGTATGATCATGTAACCCCTTCAATTAATAAAGCAAGAAAATCATGGGGTAAATGGTCCCCCACTGACAAAATTCAGAACTTAATTTTGGTGTTCCATAGAGCGTTTGACAAAGGTAGAACTAAGAAGTTCATTACCAGCCATCTTGGTGACTCTGGAATGAAGAGAAGTCCTGTTAATAGCAAAACACATGGTACTATACCTGCACAAAAGAAAATGTATTTATTACCATCCAGCATGAATGTGAAGAATAAACATGTTATTTCTATGGATATGAAGACAAATTACCTACTAACACAAGATTACGCCATGCAACCAGGGCGCCAATTATGTATGTAGCTGAACTCCCAGAACAGATCAGCAACTGCATGTGCAGAAGGTGCGGAGTGGAAACTATTAGGATTCAATAAAAATGCCTGTCGATATCCAATTTTCATTTTCTGAAACCTGGTTTGAAGTTGCAAGGCCTCCCCTGAGATTCTTTGGTGCTATTTCAGCGATGAACACAGGCACCTGCCATATCCAGCAATATGACGAAGAACATAAATGTGATAATTAGTCAAGGTAAAAAAAGTTGAAACCGATACAAGAGGGGAAGACGGACAGTCAGTGCCGTATTTTGAATCAAGAGATGCATACCACATAAGAAAGAATCCCAGTACTAAAGCCCAACAATATCCTTCCAAAGTAGAGCATGATAACACCCTGTACATCAAAACTCAAATATAAGATACCCACAAGAAACAGATAAGGACCAAGTGCAAGAATCATTTCACCAAGGAACAAACCTTAGCCAAATGCAAAGAAAGCCATCCAAAAATGCAAATAGTAGCTGATATCCGCATTGTCTGCGACAAACGAAAAATATGACACACCTGGAACATCAATTTACAGCAAACAGATAAATCAACCCAATTGAAAAATGGGACTGCTTTACCATTTTACGTCCAAGAAAATCTGCTAAGCGACCACTAGTGACAGCACCAATCATTGCCCCAATCGTCAGTACAGATCCGAATAGTGCAAACTGCAAGGTTAGAATGAGTCTATACATATCACAGTACTACATACGAGAATATTACAGCCGGTGAAAGTTGAGTACAAGTAGCACAGCAGAGCGAAAACCATGGAAGAGAAAATCACTGACCTGCGAAATGGACAGTCCAACTTCATCCACAATCCCTGACTGAGTGGGTGCAGAATAACCCACCTGCATATGAACATGGCTGAGTAACTAAATGATCACATTCGACATAGAGAAGGGGGAAAATAATCAATCAATACATTCCAGTGGACCAGGGATATATAAGTACTAGTAGCATATAGTTGGAATGGGAATATTGTACTCTAGCTGGAAAAGGCCATGAGAACATGTGCACATTTGCTGAGATACAACCAAATGTGGTGACCTGTCCATTTCACAACCCTTTGCACTTCCCATTCCTTGAAGCTTTGCAATTTCTTAGTTGAAGCTAGCAAAATGGTATGTAATTAGTCAGCTCTAATCAACTTTCCGTTTTTTACTGCAGATACTTTGGCATTGTGGCCTTCCTTGATTTTTACCTCTGCAAACTTACCAACTCGAATATACCGTCAGGCGTCAGCTGTCAGATGGCCCAACTGTATTGCCATTTTTGTTCTGCTTTACGCGTTTCTTGAACTCATGGGTCCCACTAATTAAGATTCTTTACACTTAAAAAGGAAAGTAATTAGAGGAGATATGTAAAAACAGAGTGAGCGCTTTTGCCCAGCCAGAATGGAAAGAATTCTCTGCAATGAACACTTGAATTATAAGTACGGTAGAAATTTCTGGGAGGAAACCCCGTCGTGTTCGTATTGATTTAATTTCTGTTTGAATTACTAATTGCTTTCTTGAGTTGAAAACCCTTCCATAGTGAGAGAAAGGAGGGGAAGGCGCTTACGCAGGTGCCGAACTCGAAGGAGCCGcacacggcgacggcggtggagagcATCAGCATCGACATggaccctcctcctcctcctccgcgccgacccccgccatcgccgcccgcaTCATCCTGGATCTTCTCCTCATCGCCCCGCCCCTGCTTGTGCTgccggaggagcagcggcgccgtcacctcgccgcctccgcctccgccgccgccgcccgcggctccggccaccaccgcgcccTCCACATCCTCCGCGGCTCTCACTATCCCCATTCCCCCCGGCGcaacacgcacgcacgcacgcgcgcactCGAGAGCAGCAGCGAGCGGCAATGGCAGCAAAACTCGGGAGGCCCAAGATTGGCAAGGAGCGCGAGCGTGTCGCTCGGGTCGGGAGCTcgggatctctctctctccctctcggctcctCTTTGAGGCAGCGCCGCTATTTATACGGGCGAGCGCGCCAGGGAGGGCCTcactgacgcgtggggcccagcaGCTGACACCGCAGAGGCGGCGCGTTGAGCGTAGTGGAGTTAGTGGGGAAGAGAAATATCTCCCATTGTttcgaagaaaaagagaaaaaagaatcaaaatatCTCCGATGATCGAGGCCGATCGCAAGCACGCGGTAATTAATTACTACCCTCGCATTTATAATTCATTAACCTTAATATAAAtatcaaaaatattaaaataaatatgaaaaatattagaatgacttatattataaaatggatatgaaatggatgaagtaattagttaatcaattaGTTAATGTGATCTCATTCTCGCGATAACGCTAAAGAAAACTCTGGGAGATCGATAgacgacgagacgagacgatagcgtgatcgatcgatcgatttttGCATCTGACTGATCTCTGCAATGCGAGAGCGACAGGAAGGAGACGTAGCTTAGCTTGATTGCTTGATTGATTTGGATTAATTATGCAATGGTGATGAGCTATTGAGCTGGAACCATGGCAGCATTCAAGCAGCGGTGTATAGTGCATGGACATGGACATGAATCCTCTGTGGTACTGCATTTGCAGTAGCAGTGGTTGGTAGGTGGACCCAATCCCACATATCAGCGGTTGTTACTACAGTTGCATTACTGCACTGATAGTGTATACCTACCCATACACATGTGTGCTATCTGCAGCTAGCTATGCACACTCCAAAGCACATATgctacttgattttttttctagtataagaAAATTGTAATGGAAGAATAAGAAGAAATTGTAGCATAGCATTTGTAGGCATATGATGATATGATGCCAAGGCCAGCACGATCGGTCGGCATGGTGGTTCTTGACTCGTCCGCAACTACTGTAGCTTAGCAATACCGCATACGCGCAATTGcgaaaaacaaaacagaacCGTAAAGCTGTGTTAAAGCTGTGTTCTTGGCCTTCTTTTCCAACTCACCATCAGCTGTGCTCTTCGCCTTCTTTTTCACCTCATCTTCCTCTTTTTCCGTGCCTTTTAAACcgtaaaagttttctatagaaaagttgttttataAACcgtaaaagttttctatagaaaagttgttttataaaatcatactccctccgtttaaggttataagacgttttgactttggtcaaaattaaactgattttagtttgaccaagtttgtaggaAAACGTAGtgacattttcaacccaaaacaaatttattatgaaaatatatccaattattgatttgatgaaactaatttagtattataaatattactatatttgtctataattTTAGTCAAAATTGACCAAAGTCAACacgtcttataatctaaaacgaatggagtattaatcttttttaagactaatatttaattaatcaagtGTTAATGAATAACACCTTTTTTGTACCGGAAGGTAGAGTTTCTGAACTCGGGCTAAATACAATACATAACACCGTTAGCTTTTTTAACTCGTTTGGTTATTTGTCTTTTTAGAAATAATAGCTACTCCTACGTAAATAGGCAAACACAAGGCCGGGCACGATCTAGTGATACACTGATACTTTTCTCATTTTACGCAACTAAATAATTGAATGAATATTATTGATCTGAGGGAAAAGTAATGTATGTACTCATGGAATTGAAATGTGTGTTTGTGATGtgtttgaaatattaaacaaaaaatataacAGTCTTTAAGTACTTTTGAACGGACTTTATATgtgattctcattttttttttccaatctaaatatttgaaaaaaaaacattgatagTTAAATCTTCAAAGGTTTATTAAGGTACGAATAAAACATGTTTTCACGGAATAACCTTATAGGTTCCACTTGGATGCTACTCAATTCTGACCCGTCAGCATGTGTAGGTCAAGAATTTGAACTGAAATTCCAGTGGATGGATGTGCCAAGATTGAGGTTCATGAAGCCGTATTAGTAGGGTGGTCGAACTGTAGAAGAaaactaagggcctgtttggcatagctccagctccaactccatccatcctccaACTCTatccctcctggagctggagctcagccaaacagtttcagctccatcaaaactgggagtggagttgggttaAGATCTCTCACAAAATGTTCTAGAGTTGTGAAGCTGGGTTTAGGTAGcttcacaactccactccagactcaactcctgaaattatatttaggagttggagctataccaaacaagccctaaagCATCATATTAATTCAAATCCTGATGTTCATATGTACACAACGAGCCCAGCGCTGGTGTGTCTGTGTCTCTTGCAAATGCAGCAAGGCTACACAACGACACAACGCGTTGTGCTCTCCCCAATAATCTCCATCCAACCAGCTCCAGAAATGTGCCACTGACAGCAAGGAAGCAAATGCAGTTCTGGACATTCTTCAAGCCCAGTTGAGACATACAATAACAATTCTATGACCAAGGTTGATGGAAGTCATGCAATGCACGTGTGTACAGTTCTCTGCCAGTTTTGATTACAAAAGTCAGAAAATGACATATCCATCCTACTTAAGTTCAGTGGAAATCATGCAGCTTCAACTAGGGCTGTGGCACCTCTTCAAACCATGTTGTCCATGTAGGATGAATAAAAccagagagaaaaagaaaacaagagaaCCTAGCGGAATTGGGGAATCAGCTCGCAGGGACAGGGTAATTGGCAACCTGTCTGTGCTCCATTACCCTTTCCGATAAAACCATAGAAATTGGGTCTCCTGGAGTAGTTTCTGTTTCTTTTCCTTGTGTGCTCTGTTGAACTAATGAGATCATACTTTTGATTCGCATGGATTTGCTCTTTTAAGGAAACGACGAGCAATGAAGAAAGGCTGTGATTTAGAAAGCTTCAGTTTAGCATCCATACAGAACAGCGAAAATAACTTCATTCAGACTATTTACCAATAACTATTCACTACTTATCTTTTATGGATACATGAAAAGTTTAGAAAAACCTTACACAGAAAAGAGAAGTAAACAGTCTAACAGagataatatgaaataaaacgAACAAGAGTGCATACCTTCCTTGCGACATAATGCGGCAATACTGCTTCCATACGTAATAACACGTTGATTATGTAGCATTTCACATAATCTTCTTTACAATTTTATGTTGGTAGTCACCATTAGCCTGAAAAACGAGTTCCTTTGTTGAATCTGCAGTAAATAACAAAGGATGCCTGTAAATAATATGCATTTATCTTCTTCCAAGAActgataaaaatattaatttatggGTTCAGTGAAATAAAGTGATTGATACATACAGGTTCAATCAGAAATAATTTACTGAAATTTAAATGCAAATGCTTATACGGTGAAAATGTACAATGGCAACCCCACAAGGTGTTGGAATATGCTCACAGGGTGAAAATGTACCAATGGTTTTAACACACCGTTTACTGTTTGAAAGATCATTCAACTTCCATGGGTAGTTAGAAGCAGGTTGCCCCTGACAATGTTATAATTACGCTGCTCCTGCCACATCTGTCTTCATACACGGAACATCTTTTGGTCTAATGTTCTTGACTAAGAACCAACTTCAATAGCAAGGAATTGTGCCAGTTGTTGGTCATTAGGCAAACAGTTGTAGGTAGCAAACCATGATAATTCACTTCAGAATAGAGTCCTTAGCCTTcgatagaaaaaaataactatctAGATTatcagttgtggaccctcagaatTCTCTATCACACTTGCATTGAGCATGATCACTGTATCATGATAAAAAGGTGTTGCAATGCTTAGAATGCATTTAGCAATGCTAGAAACTCTGAAGCTTGAGCATAATTCTGATTTGTGAATGATGATCAACCTTTTTTGACTCATGCTCCAGAATATTGCAAGTGCACACAATCTCCTTCATGGATTTACTGGAATGGCACAATGCAGAGTTACAAAATAGAAATGAACCAAAGGTTAGCAGCAGCATCAATATCTTGAGCATCAGAATCTTCCATTGAATACATAAGTTGCTATCTCAGACAGCACCAACAAAAACATTGTCATCTAGGAAGCATCAATCTTGGGTGAAACGGAGCAAACACAGCTGTAATTTGCAAGAAAACTGGTGGCTACTTGTTCGCCACCAAAATATTCTCCAACTCATGAGAGTAACATAACTTTCCTGTGCATAGCTGTTCGACAAGCATAGTACAAGCCAAGCTTCCTAGTTCATGTCCAATTTTGAACATTGTATTTAGGACTAACAGTGCATCATCCACCCGCCCAGAGGAGCTCAGCAATTCTACCAGGGAATTAAATGTATGTTCCCGAGGTTTCAGATTCTTCTTTAACATGCCTGCCAGCCATGCCATGCCGTCCTCAGGTCTCCTGGCTTTACAGAACCCATTTATGATACTATCATTGATCCGCGCTAACGGTTCCAAGCCCTTAGCATGCATCACCTTAAGCAATTCAACTGCAGCATCAACCTGTCCTTCCTCACACATGGTGTCAATGAGCGGCGTGAAGGTTGACACACTTGGCTCCAAACCAGATGACAGTAGCTGCTCGTACACCTGTATTGCCTCACTCAACCTCCCAGCCTTGCATAAGCCCTGAATCAATATGTTGTAAGTAATCACATCATGCTCAATCCCCTTTTTAACCATTTCCTCAAACATCCCAAGCGCTTCGTCCACCCTCCCATGGGTACAAAACCCTGTGACCAAAATGTTACAGCTGACTGTACTCTCCTTTAAACCCTTCCCGAGCATTTCATCATACACCTTGCGAGCCATCTCGAAATCACCAGCTTTACAATAGTAGGCCACCAGAGAGCAGTAGGCATACTCGTTAGGCTCCATTCCTTTGTCCACCATCTCATTCCAGATTTGCCGCGCTTCGTCTATGCAGCCCATCTTGCACAATCCGTCGATCGCCGTTGTGTATGTGACCGCATCGACGTTGTAGCCCCGCAGCTTGATCTCGTTGAAGACTCGCAGGGCCTCGCTTCCCATCTTGTGCGCGAAAAGCCCGTGGATAATGCGCTGGTAGATGACCGTATCCGGGACACTTCCCGCGGCGATCATGAGGTGGAGCGTCTCGGACACCTTGCCgaagttggcggcggcggagaaggccgcGACGAGATCCGCGACGGCGTCAAGCTGGGGAgggacgccgcggcgcgccccgtcgcggaggaggcggaggccgtcGAGCGGACGGCCCTCGGCGGAGCAGGCGCGCACGAGGAAGGccacggtggcggcgtcgcccgGGAAGTCCGGGGAGGATGAGAACGCGGAGAAGAGGCGGAAGACGAGGtcggggcgcgcggcgcggagggcggAGCGCATCGCGAAGTTGAGGGCGCGGAGGGAGGGGTGGATGCCGAGGCGCGAGGCGAGcacctcggcggcgtcggcggcgtcgggcggccAGAGCTGGATCAGGAAGCCGTCCACgccggggaggagcggcggctcgtgctcgtgctcgtgctcgGGCTCCGCCGGTGcggcgtcgggggcggcggggaggtgcGAGGAGAGGAAGCGCAGGAAGCGGAGGGAGGGGTCAGGGGAAGGCAGGAGGTGGGAGAGGGTGAGGCGGACGCAGGCCGGGTGGaagaggaggtcgccggggaGGAGCGAGAGGAGGCGGGACTCGTAGCGCGGCGCGCCGAGGATGTtcgccgcggccgtggcggccgcggccaggaaggtggccggcggcgggttgTTGGcgtcggcagcagcggcggcggcggaggtggaggtggagcagagGCGCTGCACGGAATGACGCACCGGCCGCAGcatcgtggcggcggcggcgcgaggagtgTCAAGTGTGTCACGGTGGCCGCGGCCAGGTTTGCCTACGAAGACTTTTCCAGGCTTGGAGGCGGGTCAGATGGACCGCTGGCCCATGGGCCCATGGGCCTTCGAGTTCTCCTAGATAAAAGCGCCCCGTGCCGTGCTGCATCGTCACCTCTCCTCGCCCAAGCCTTCGTcgacagaaagaaaaaaaaaatccaaacctcAGAGAAACCCTAGGCCGGGTCGCGGcgagtcggcggcgatggccgggtaccggagccggagccggagctaCAGCCCGCAGCCGCGCCGGAGGTACAGCCGGAGCCCCCCGCGGTACAAGCGGTACGATGACCCGCGCGACCGCTATCctcgcggcggaggtggaggtggaggtggaggcgaaggGCCCCGCCGCGGGTATGGCCGGCCGCCTGCGCCGACCGGGCTCCTCGTCCGCAACATCTCGCTCACCGCAAGGTGCGTAGCCGTTGCCTtctttggattatttttttttttgcccattTGATCTAGGGCTTACCGCAATTTGAATAATTGCTAGTAGCACAGCGCTATGTGGTTTGGTTGATACGTTCAGTGTGTAATCCCTGTGAATCTGCACATTGTTTTGTTTGGTAGTTGCATTAGGCTTGGTTGTGTGCTTCTGTGCTTTTCAGtcttatatgtgtttttatttgttgctgtattcagaataaaaaacaGAGCAGGTTTGTTTTGATGTGGAACTGTTGAGAAAATACGACGGTTTTTTTCCTGATAGTTTGTATGCCAGCAAATGCTTGCTGGACTCATGGTAGTGGGCTGTTTCACACTTGTTGCTCTCTAGGAGAGAACAAATGTTTTGGAAGCCATTCACTAAGGTTGAACATGTTGGTATAGGTAGCTTCCATATTCCATACCCTACCTTAGTAACCTAATGCATTTTTCTAATGGTTTTGCGCATTGGATGTTCATCTGTACAGAGTGCCTTGAGATTCATGCATCAGTTAGACATGCAAACCAGAATTCCCATCTTCAAATAGCTCTTATTGTACATTAAAAATTTCCTAGCactttaggccctgtttggggagcttgtcccagctgcagcttttcccaaaagctgcttctgctagaagctgtcccaaacagtccacagcttctgagaatctgtagttctgaaaaatgaactaagaagccaaaagctagagaagctgggtttcagagcttttccagattctcagaagctggctaccaaacaacTGCTTCTCATAAtctaaagctcccccaaacaggcagATACAACAGTGCATGGATGTCCACATATGTGGATTAGCATTTCTCTTGCATTTTTTTGTATCATCCAAGCTTTCACCCAAATTTCTTGTTACCAGGTTTTAACAACTCAAGTGTCAGGTTGGATTTTAACTGCATATATTGAGATGGAACACTTTTCAGATCTATTATGAAGTTTTATTTCGGTAGAGGCTAAATTGTAAGCACTAAATTGTGTTCCTTTAAGTGTTCCTAGAATTAATCTAGTTCTTTTAGATATGGCTTTGTTAGCAGAACCGTTGTTTTATGAACTTTGCATCATATAATGCTGCTTATGTCTctggaaaacaaaaacaaatgtaTGAACTCTGGATGTATTCATATTTGTATATAGACAGTGGTTGCAACCTTTGATAATTCAGATCTTGTAGTTTGGAGACATAATGCTACTGTTCTAGGTTCCCTTCTCGATAGTTTGGAACGCTCaggatcttttttttaagtcaacATTTTCTACACTGCAAGCATGTAGTACATAAGTAGCCAGTGCACAGTAAATCATTCTTATATACAGCTTTCCACAATCACATACTGAAGTATCTTCTTTTTGTATGTAGATGATTTTGCACTGTAGCTACTAATTATGGTTTAATATTATTTGATTTTCGTTTTTTGCAGGCCTGAAGATATTCGTATTCCGTTTGAGCAATTTGGCCCTGTAAAGGATGTCTACCTTCCAAGAAATTTCCatacaaggtaataataacttATCTTATGTTTCTTACACAATTGTTTTGGTGCATTTGAGTTCTAGTTAAGTCAATATCTTAATTCTGGAACGTTTATCATGTTGCACAGAAGATAAGCAATTCTTTGAACAACATGAAGAAATTGCGTTAATTGAACCCAGTAATTTTTATCATTATTATGAACATTTCAAAGAGCATTTGTTTCCAGGCTGCCTTATGCTTGTGCTTTGATGTTGGTCTGAACCATGTATTCTGCTTGGAAATAGGGTTTATAGATGCTTGTTGCACATTCTGTGTTCTTTTAAGAATATGTCTTTTGATGTGTATATTGATTTTGTCTGATTCACAATCACTTCCATGATCGTGTTAAATTGTTGTAGGGAATTACGTGGCTTTGGGTTTGTAAAATTCCGCTATCCAGAAGATGCTGCACTGGCCAAGCAAGAATTGAATCATCAAGTTATTGGTGGACGAGAGATTTCAATAGTTTTTGCCGAGGAGAACAGAAAAACCCCACAAGAAATGCGGATGAGGACAAGAACAAGGtgcttaattttttatattttaccaACTTCCATATTAGGCATTTGGAATATATATGATAGCAGCGACTGGAATTTGATGTAACAAAAGAAATGCTTTGTGCTTCTGTCTGTGTAGTGGAAGATACATGGATGGTAGCCACAGAAGGCGGTCAGTATCAAGATCTCCAAGGTCTCGTTACCATTGTAAGTATAAATGTTTGTTATatgaattaatattttatgatttttaatcTCATCACTAAATGATCTCTATTTCCTGTCAGCTTATTCACCTTCACCCTCTCCAGCTAGACGTGACTACAGGTATCATCTCAATATTTTAGTATTTACATATAGCATAGCAAATACGCTTGTCCTCTCCTGTTTGTCAGTGTTTCACTCTTTTTCCTTTCAAACATCTCTGTGCCAAGTTATTTATTTGTGCTTTCGGCATATCCTGATACGCCGTTGACATTTATGATtcattaatttttgttttggcgGTTGCGAGTGTATTGTTGTGATAAGGGAAGTTGTAGGATTATATGCCAAATTTATGATTAGTGATCTAGTTTCTTGCTTAATAAATGAGCAATAAGTGCCTTCCATCGACCCCTAATTCCGATGATTATTTTCATGTcctagaatattttttttatcttgattTTACTGTCAATATATCCTTGCTTGGTTTCAAAGTGTAAAGTAGTTATACTAATTTTATTAGTTCCTTGCTCAACTTCAGTAGAAGTTACGTTCCTAGAGGATTGCTAATCATGGTTGTAATGCTCATGGTGATTGGAAAAATCATCATTAGAAAATGAACCATAGTTATTGATGATATAGGTTGAATGTGCCAAGGAACAGTTGCGTGGAACTCCACCTTTCCTTCTAAATTCCATGGAAATACTTGGATTGATGAATCAAGTACCCAGGAGGTTGTTCACATGATAGAACATAGTAATTTATATTAACAAGAAAATGACCAAAAGGACTTTCTTGTGTGTACACTCCCTGATTAGCTATATGATTGTCAGATTATCTGATTAACTGTTGATGATTTGctcttctatatttttcttcatgAAGTGTAAGGCTAAATTTGCTCTAAATTTGTTGCTTTGATTTGATATTATCCAGTCAAGAAAGAATCTAGAGTCTAAAAAGCCAAAAGAGAATTACGATGTTTGGACAATAAAGATCAACGTGAAAGTACCACGATCTCCAGAGTTGGAGCATGTGAAAGGCATTCTTCTTTAAGATAGAGTGGCACTGTTGCCCGGGGTTTAAAGATAATCTTTGGCTAAGAAACCTGAGGAAAAGAGTTATTTTCAAGTGTGCTGATGCTGTTGAGCTTAGTCCATTGCACATTGCATGTTTGGATCAAAGTGGGTAACTTATACTGGGATTGAACAGGTAAAATTGATATCTTGCATTTGATTCTGTTAGCTTGGGCTAGGCATGCCTAACTAATGGTGCTGTTGCTGTACTGCAGTAGCTCTGCTCTAAACAAGTGCAGTTACCTCAAATCCAGTTTGCTGATAATGCTAATCTTGTTGTATTTGTTTCTCGTCATTTTTTTATTGTACTGCTGCTTGTATCCTTTGTAAATAATGGGCATTTGAACCTCTAATTGTTTGGAACAGGGATCACCGTGATGATTATTCACCTGGGGAATCACTCTCTCCACATGGTCAGGACAAGCGGCACCACAGATCAAATGGTCGATCTGCTAGCCCAGATGAGCTCGAGCGTCATATATCTCCATCCAATAATGGACATGGTCCTCCAGTTGATGGGAAAAGCTGATAAAGATCTCGCTCCAAGGTTGCttgcttgattttctttttttcaaaaaaaaaaaacttttgtgcgTTTCTTCTATTGCAAACTGTATATGCTCTGACATGTTTAATTCCTGTGCAGGCGAGGCAAGCGTTTGAAGTTTGGAGTTCTTGGATCAAgagttggaagttggaactaGGGAGCATGCAAATTACACCACCATGAAATGTACCGTGGTAGTGCCTTTTATGCTATTTTGTAGAATAGATAAGCAAAGCCTGGTAGCGAAGTAAGTTTGTACACTCCATATGCAGTTTGCCTATCGATACTTAGGTTAGCGCCTgctgcttttgcttttgttgaCCTGTTTTAAATGATTTTCTATCTGATCTTTTCTTAGTTTGTTTGCTGCCATGCCGACATGCATCTTGTGCCCACTTATCTATTTGATTATGTTCCATGGCTTCTACCGTTTTTCTGTTTTCCCAAGCAGGGTCTTATTGCTCAGCGTGAATATTACACGAAGTACCTAATTCGTCTATTCTTGCCTCCTGGTCAAACAGACTGGGTGACTGAA from Oryza glaberrima chromosome 3, OglaRS2, whole genome shotgun sequence carries:
- the LOC127768438 gene encoding sugar transporter ERD6-like 16, which gives rise to MGIVRAAEDVEGAVVAGAAGGGGGGGGGEVTAPLLLRQHKQGRGDEEKIQDDAGGDGGGRRGGGGGGSMSMLMLSTAVAVCGSFEFGTCVGYSAPTQSGIVDEVGLSISQFALFGSVLTIGAMIGAVTSGRLADFLGRKMTMRISATICIFGWLSLHLAKGVIMLYFGRILLGFSTGILSYVVPVFIAEIAPKNLRGGLATSNQLLICSGSSATYIIGALVAWRNLVLVGIVPCVLLLTGLLFIPESPRWLANVGREKEFHASLQMLRGEDADVSEEAVEIKEYIESLHRFPKARVQDLFLRKNIYVVTVGVGLMIFQQLGGINGVGFYASSIFTSAGFSGKLGTILIGIIQIPITLFGAILMDKSGRRVLLMVSASGTFLGCFLTGISFYLKAQGLFSEWVPELALTGILVYIGAYSIGMGPVPWVVMSEIFSIDMKAIGGSLVTLVSWLGSFAISYSFSFLMD
- the LOC127768732 gene encoding pentatricopeptide repeat-containing protein At5g18950-like; the protein is MLRPVRHSVQRLCSTSTSAAAAAADANNPPPATFLAAAATAAANILGAPRYESRLLSLLPGDLLFHPACVRLTLSHLLPSPDPSLRFLRFLSSHLPAAPDAAPAEPEHEHEHEPPLLPGVDGFLIQLWPPDAADAAEVLASRLGIHPSLRALNFAMRSALRAARPDLVFRLFSAFSSSPDFPGDAATVAFLVRACSAEGRPLDGLRLLRDGARRGVPPQLDAVADLVAAFSAAANFGKVSETLHLMIAAGSVPDTVIYQRIIHGLFAHKMGSEALRVFNEIKLRGYNVDAVTYTTAIDGLCKMGCIDEARQIWNEMVDKGMEPNEYAYCSLVAYYCKAGDFEMARKVYDEMLGKGLKESTVSCNILVTGFCTHGRVDEALGMFEEMVKKGIEHDVITYNILIQGLCKAGRLSEAIQVYEQLLSSGLEPSVSTFTPLIDTMCEEGQVDAAVELLKVMHAKGLEPLARINDSIINGFCKARRPEDGMAWLAGMLKKNLKPREHTFNSLVELLSSSGRVDDALLVLNTMFKIGHELGSLACTMLVEQLCTGKLCYSHELENILVANK
- the LOC127768893 gene encoding serine/arginine-rich SC35-like splicing factor SCL28; its protein translation is MAGYRSRSRSYSPQPRRRYSRSPPRYKRYDDPRDRYPRGGGGGGGGGEGPRRGYGRPPAPTGLLVRNISLTARPEDIRIPFEQFGPVKDVYLPRNFHTRELRGFGFVKFRYPEDAALAKQELNHQVIGGREISIVFAEENRKTPQEMRMRTRTSGRYMDGSHRRRSVSRSPRSRYHSYSPSPSPARRDYRDHRDDYSPGESLSPHGQDKRHHRSNGRSASPDELERHISPSNNGHGPPVDGKS